The following proteins are encoded in a genomic region of Drosophila miranda strain MSH22 chromosome 4, D.miranda_PacBio2.1, whole genome shotgun sequence:
- the LOC117189080 gene encoding uncharacterized protein LOC117189080 — translation MLRALKLQRSEPIRIAMLDDKEILLDGDSYRDIVQMDHPVHVSNEEQQPDPPEHVYMSIEEQPPAELDILQGESRSSKFLHNWNSVGICLFYNLCMIVLLVLIFIYKRKN, via the exons ATGCTAAGAGCCTTGAAGCTGCAAAGATCAGAACCAATTCGAATAGCAATGCT TGACGACAAGGAGATATTGTTAGATGGCGACAGTTACCGTGACATTGTCCAGATGGATCACCCTGTTCATGTGTCAAATGAAGAACAGCAACCAGATCCACCTGAACATGTGTATATGTCAATTGAAGAGCAGCCACCGGCAGAGTTGGACATTCTTCAAGGCGAGTCTCGATCTTCTAAATTTCTGCACAATTGGAACAGTGTGGGAATTTGCCTGTTTTATAATCTATGCATGATTGTGTTATTGGTGCTAATATTTATCTACAAGCGAAAGAATTAA
- the LOC108161511 gene encoding uncharacterized protein LOC108161511 has protein sequence MELHWLCGTTLSLVLLLWVSPVRCQAQCNAGTAARQKRIVIRSPGAGQLGELDRCQYRVAPWSTQVCQVRIDFERLELPQPQLNASTGTVECGDFLQVQRFRLCGRSSGQHLYVPLHRGQELQLLFVLATPLSRQQSTWQMTLTQLECPRDSLAVANAPKSAVEQPRVRPFLPFMSNLLPRTIFGGETGIGSGQGPAAQLIQSLRSPSQADLELLAPMGCDQYWRSQTGGIVSFNFAGGIYMPSMRYSICVKGALDSEISYKIEHFELSKTDADRAGPGYDTDCRSTVRTAGRVSDYLLIPNSYVINQPELQPTYYCGNGMAGRELVARPPFVIHFSSDAQTSASETGFQLTYAVRQSQEQQQQQFQVEL, from the exons ATGGAGCTCCATTGGTTGTGTGGCACCACCTTgtcgctggtgctgctgctttgggTCTCACCTGTCCGCTGCCAGGCGCAGTGCAATGCGGGGACAGCCGCCCGCCAGAAACGCATTGTCATACGCAGTCCGGGAGCGGGGCAGCTGGGCGAGTTGGACAGGTGCCAGTACCGGGTGGCGCCATGGAGCACCCAGGTGTGTCAAGTGCGCATCGATTTCGAGCGGCTGGAgctgccgcagccgcagctgaACGCCAGCACGGGGACAGTGGAGTGCGGGGACTTTCTGCAGGTTCAGCGCTTTCGCCTCTGCGGCCGCAGCAGCGGACAGCACCTGTACGTGCCCCTCCACCGGGGTCAAGAGCTGCAGCTGCTCTTCGTTCTGGCCACGCCGCTCTCCAGGCAGCAGTCCACGTGGCAGATGACCCTCACCCAGCTGGAGTGCCCCCGCGATTCACTGGCAGTGGCCAACGCCCCGAAGTCGGCGGTAGAGCAGCCCAGAGTACGCCCCTTTCTGCCGTTTATGAGTAATCTCCTGCCAAGGACCATTTTCGGCGGAGAGACGGGCATAGGCTCTGGCCAGGGTCCAGCCGCACAGCTCATCCAGAGCTTGCGCTCCCCTTCGCAGGCGGATCTGGAGCTGCTGGCTCCGATGGGCTGCGATCAGTACTGGAGGAGCCAGACAGGCGGTATCGTCAGCTTCAACTTCGCCGGCGGCATCTACATGCCCAGCATGCGGTACTCCATCTGCGTGAAGGGCGCGTTAGACAGTGAGATAAG CTACAAGATCGAACACTTCGAGCTCTCGAAAACAGACGCCGACAGGGCCGGGCCCGGCTATGATACGGACTGTCGCAGCACTGTGCGAACGGCGGGACGCGTGTCCGACTATCTACTCATACCCAACTCGTACGTGATCAACCAGCCAGAACTGCAGCCCACTTACTACTGCGGCAACGGGATGGCGGGCCGGGAGCTCGTTGCACGTCCGCCATTTGTCATTCACTTCTCCAGCGATGCGCAGACAAGTGCATCCGAGACCGGCTTCCAGCTGACCTACGCAGTCCGGCAGtcgcaggagcagcagcagcagcagttccaaGTGGAATTGTAA
- the LOC108164226 gene encoding protein croquemort, with protein sequence MCCNCCSVRQQKIWVFALGGLAFVLGIVLVAAWPSLSRQLILGMLPLAPDSFMYKRWVAAPMQLYSTFYLFNWTNPEDLNTEGVKPNFEQLGPYTFSDYKVKEDLEWDQPEVTYYGRRTWHFVPDKSNGSLEDVVVTPDFPAVTASFLSRKYRRVLRKVMNFALNREGGSTFIRQTAGESLFDGYYNELLDFVEQLHSPLLPVPSGTFGWLYQRNQSKTAEGNFTIHTGRGDRSRMGDLLLWKGKNHTGYYSGECGKVNGSTGELWSPQRQWDRPTSIFMPDTGRFLNLYPTENVTIDGIDAWRYVSTELTLDNGQLSPDTKCFCVGQRECPLNGVLDFSPATYHGPFYMSHPHFHMTDGMFRENTTGLQPNASEHSMYVIMEPTLGAPLKLRGQLMISVRVVRDEAIDFFKDVAYDHYAPLFTLVLHGEMDDNLRSSLKLALSVPQIGQYTGIAFLLVGLTMVAVGVYVSRNHKWHNEQRPEPIEGVKTNNKQVDATRGNR encoded by the exons ATGTGCTGCAATTGTTGCAGTGTCCGCCAGCAGAAGATCTGGGTTTTTGCCCTGGGGGGCCTGGCGTTTGTCCTGGGCATAGTCTTGGTCGCCGCCTGGCCGAGCTTGTCGCGTCAGTTGATACTGGGAATGCTGCCGCTGGCCCCAGATTCCTTTATGTACAAGCGCTGGGTCGCAGCGCCCATGCAGCTGTACAGTACGTTCTATCTGTTCAACTGGACCAACCCGGAGGACCTGAACACGGAGGGAGTCAAGCCGAATTTTGAGCAACTGGGACCGTATACGTTCAGCGACTATAAAGTGAAGGAGGACCTGGAGTGGGATCAGCCGGAGGTGACCTACTACGGTCGACGCACTTGGCATTTTGTGCCCGATAAATCGAATGGGTCCCTCGAGGATGTGGTTGTCACCCCAGATTTTCCCGCTGTG ACAGCTTCCTTTCTCTCGCGCAAGTATCGACGCGTACTTCGGAAGGTAATGAACTTTGCCCTCAATCGGGAGGGTGGCTCCACCTTCATAAGACAAACAGCCGGGGAATCGCTCTTCGACGGGTACTACAACGAGCTCCTGGACTTCGTGGAGCAGCTGCATTCCCCGCTGCTGCCCGTTCCCAGCGGCACCTTCGGCTGGCTCTATCAGCGGAACCAGTCCAAGACAGCCGAGGGAAACTTCACCATACACACGGGTCGTGGAGATCGCAGCCGGATGGGAGACCTGCTGCTTTGGAAGGGCAAAAACCACACCGGCTACTATTCGGGCGAGTGCGGAAAGGTCAACGGCAGCACCGGCGAGCTGTGGTCCCCGCAGCGACAGTGGGACAGACCCACTTCTATATTTATGCCCGATACAGGACGCTTTCTAAACCTGTATCCCACGGAGAACGTCACCATCGATGGCATTGACGCCTGGCGCTATGTCTCCACGGAACTCACCCTCGACAACGGACAGCTGTCGCCGGACACGAAATGCTTTTGCGTGGGCCAGCGGGAGTGCCCGCTCAACGGCGTGCTGGACTTTTCTCCGGCCACCTATCACGGCCCGTTCTATATGTCACATCCCCATTTCCACATGACGGACGGCATgttcagggagaacacgactgGTCTGCAGCCAAATGCCTCGGAGCACTCCATGTATGTGATAATGGAGCCCACACTGGGGGCACCTCTGAAGCTAAGGGGACAGCTGATGATTAGTGTGCGAGTGGTGCGCGACGAGGCTATAGA CTTCTTCAAAGATGTGGCCTACGATCATTATGCGCCCCTCTTTACCCTGGTCTTGCATGGAGAGATGGACGATAATCTGAGAAGTTCACTTAAG CTCGCCTTGAGTGTTCCACAAATTGGCCAATACACGGGCATAGCCTTTCTCCTCGTAGGCCTCACCATGGTGGCGGTGGGCGTTTACGTCTCTAGGAACCACAAATGGCACAACGAACAAAGGCCCGAACCCATTGAGGGAGtgaaaacaaacaacaaacaagtCGACGCCACTCGGGGGAACCGATAA
- the LOC108163890 gene encoding protein croquemort — MCCRCCGVTQQKVWVFGIGTLMGVSGLLSVIWGPSFMDTLIMKQLPLTPTSKTFEKWEELPIPVYLHMYLWNWTNPQEVQANGVKPIFEQLGPYVYREERKKMDLEWHDNGTVTFNPRRIWYWEEEMSGGKQTDIITGPHLPSIAAAHSMKDSNIFLKVMFNQALNANGGALYTTHTASEWLFEGFYDEFLHYAMNLNNPLAPEILDDHFAWFLNRNGSKDFEGPFTVHTGVGDIKEMGEIKYWKGMNHTGWYEGECGRLNGSTTDLFVPDEPKEKALTIYIPDTCRIINLEYSGVSYEIEGIQGWKYEVTPNTFDNGQLNGNMKCYCPADRYPDDCPASGATSLAPCGDGAPMYLSADHFMYADESYANTITGFDPEYEKNNFYIIMERKMGVPLKVVANVMITLYMEQDAVIDILKGIPSFYAPLFTTSSQAQIDKALASELKLVLSLPSIARYMGVGLLCVGCILIAIGALLTWKRKWYGQAEADRLALRDNEVIESETEVVPRNE; from the exons atgtgctGTCGTTGCTGTGGTGTGACCCAACAGAAGGTATGGGTATTCGGCATCGGGACACTGATGGGCGTCTCAGGACTCCTGTCCGTCATATGGGGACCTAGTTTTATGGACACGCTGATAATGAAG CAACTACCCCTAACGCCCACCTCTAAGACCTTCGAGAAGTGGGAGGAGCTGCCTATTCCCGTATACCTGCACATGTACCTTTGGAACTGGACCAATCCCCAAGAAGTGCAGGCCAACGGTGTGAAGCCGATCTTCGAGCAGTTGGGTCCTTATGTCTATCGGGAGGAACGCAAGAAAATGGACCTGGAGTGGCACGACAATGGTACAGTAACCTTCAATCCCAGACGTATTTGGTACTGGGAGGAGGAGATGTCGGGAGGAAAACAGACGGATATAATCACTGGCCCCCACCTGCCATCCATC GCTGCTGCCCATTCAATGAAGGATAGTAATATTTTCTTAAAAGTCATGTTCAACCAAGCCCTCAACGCGAACGGAGGAGCTCTGTACACCACCCACACCGCCTCGGAGTGGCTGTTTGAGGGCTTCTATGATGAGTTCCTGCACTACGCCATGAATCTGAACAATCCGCTGGCACCTGAAATTCTGGACGATCACTTTGCCTGGTTCCTCAACCGCAACGGGTCGAAGGACTTCGAAGGACCCTTCACGGTGCACACGGGTGTCGGCGACATCAAGGAGATGGGGGAAATCAAGTACTGGAAGGGCATGAACCACACGGGCTGGTACGAGGGCGAGTGCGGACGGCTCAACGGCAGCACTACAGATCTCTTCGTGCCCGACGAGCCGAAGGAGAAGGCCCTCACCATATACATCCCGGACACCTGTAGGATCATCAATCTGGAGTATTCGGGAGTGAGCTACGAAATCGAAGGCATCCAGGGCTGGAAGTATGAAGTGACCCCAAACACCTTCGACAATGGCCAGCTGAATGGAAACATGAAGTGCTACTGTCCTGCGGACAGGTACCCAGACGATTGTCCCGCCTCCGGAGCCACGTCGCTGGCTCCCTGCGGCGACGGAGCTCCCATGTATCTCTCTGCGGATCACTTTATGTACGCCGATGAGAGCTATGCCAACACGATCACCGGCTTCGATCCCGAGTACGAGAAGAACAATTTCTACATCATAATGGAGCGTAAAATGGGCGTTCCCCTGAAGGTGGTCGCCAATGTGATGATCACTTTGTACATGGAGCAAGACGCTGTTATCGA CATCCTAAAGGGCATTCCCAGCTTCTACGCCCCACTCTTTACCACATCCAGTCAAGCGCAAATCGACAAGGCACTTGCCTCCGAACTGAAG TTGGTCTTGAGTCTCCCCTCTATTGCTCGCTATATGGGAGTGGGACTGCTCTGTGTGGGCTGCATCCTTATAGCCATTGGAGCTCTCTTGACTTGGAAACGGAAGTGGTACGGCCAGGCCGAGGCTGACAGACTTGCTCTTAGAGACAATGAGGTGATTGAAAGCGAGACAGAAGTGGTCCCTAGGAATGAGTAG
- the LOC108162398 gene encoding phosrestin-2 encodes MVVNFKVFKKCAPNNMITLYMNRREFVDSVTQVEPIDGIVVLDDEYVRQNRKIFVQLVCNFRYGREDDEMIGLRFQKELTLVSQQVCPPQKQDIQLTKMQERLLKKLGSNAYPFVMQMPPSSPASVVLQQKASDESQPCGVQYFVKIFTGDSDCDRSHRRSTINLGIRKVQYAPTKQGIQPCTVVRKDFLLSPGELELEVTLDKQLYHHGEKISVNICVRNNSNKVVKKVKAMVQQGVDVVLFQNGQFRNTIAFMETSEGCPLNPGSSLQKVMYLVPTLVANCDRAGIAVEGDVKRKDTALASTTLIASQDARDAFGIIVSYAVKVKLFLGALGGELCAELPFILMHPKPNRKALEAEGSVEA; translated from the exons ATGGTGGTCAACTTCAAGGTGTTCAAGAAATGTGCCCCCAACAACATGATCACGCTCTACATGAACAGGCGCGAGTTCGTGGACTCCGTGACGCAGGTGGAGCCCATCG ACGGCATCGTGGTCCTGGACGATGAGTACGTGCGCCAGAACCGCAAGATCTTTGTGCAGCTGGTGTGCAATTTCCGGTATGGACGCGAGGACGACGAGATGATTGGCCTGCGCTTCCAGAAGGAGCTCACGCTGGTCTCGCAGCAGGTGTGCCCGCCGCAGAAGCAGGACATCCAGCTGACCAAGATGCAGGAGCGGCTGCTGAAGAAGCTCGGCTCCAACGCCTACCCCTTCGTGATGCAGATGCCGCCCAGCTCCCCGGCCTCGGTGGTGCTGCAGCAGAAGGCCAGCGACGAGAGCCAGCCCTGCGGCGTCCAGTACTTCGTGAAGATCTTCACCGGCGACAGCGACTGCGACAGGTCGCACCGCCGCAGCACCATCAACCTGGGCATCCGCAAGGTGCAGTACGCCCCCACCAAGCAGGGCATCCAGCCCTGCACCGTCGTCCGCAAGGACTTCCTGCTGTCGCCCGGcgaactggagctggaggtgaCCCTCGACAAGCAGCTGTACCACCACGGCGAGAAGATCTCGGTCAACATCTGTGTGCGCAACAACTCCAACAAGGTGGTCAAGAAGGTCAAGGCCATGGTCCAGCAGGGCGTCGACGTGGTGCTCTTCCAGAACGGGCAGTTCCGCAACACGATTGCCTTCATGGAGACGAGCGAGGGCTGCCCCCTGAACCCGGGCTCCAGCCTCCAGAAGGTCATGTACCTGGTGCCCACTCTGGTGGCCAACTGTGATCGGGCGGGCATCGCCGTGGAGGGGGATGTCAAGCGCAAGGACACAGCCCTGGCATCGACCACACT GATTGCCAGTCAGGATGCCAGGGATGCCTTTGGCATCATCGTCTCGTATGCCGTGAAGGTCAAGCTCTTCCTGGGCGCCCTCGGCGGCGAGCTCTGCGCTGAGCTGCCCTTCATTCTGATGCACCCAAAG CCCAACCGAAAGGCCCTGGAAGCCGAGGGCTCTGTGGAGGCCtaa